From the genome of Triticum aestivum cultivar Chinese Spring chromosome 3B, IWGSC CS RefSeq v2.1, whole genome shotgun sequence, one region includes:
- the LOC123071729 gene encoding serine/arginine repetitive matrix protein 1 isoform X1, translating into MANPSMAAGGRMPLAEGVRTVGAQIRNRIRIFVFSLLPAPTERQTSKSLSLRASGRGWRAPHRRRRGWTSTASSTACAAQRPPASSAPSRASSPPSPSTSPAPRRTAPGSRPSSRRWRRPSGGTRSGPRPPTRKSTTRSRSQNQFPVINFYFRDPRVERLCLISPCVPSRASRSTSSPSCSTALSQPRRRTRPPTPRSRTRSASCSALSGPITSTYPRSSTTRLPGCIGDNKKAWKTGHCRALKIKLTERKKDLEVAFLRHDVNILMLTYASTVLLCMMLIN; encoded by the exons ATGGCCAACCCCTCCATGGCGGCCGGCGGCAGGATGCCGTTGGCGGAGGGGGTCCGCACCGTCGGGGCCCAGATCCGCAACCGCATCCGCATCTTCGTCTTCTCTCTCTTGCCGGCTCCGACAGAGAGACAAACTTCCAAATCTCTCTCGCTGCGGGCGAGCGGGCGGGGATGGAGAGCCCCACATCGGCGGCGTCGCGGGTGGACTTCTACGGCTTCCTCGACCGCATGCGCCGCCCAGAGGCCGCCGGCCTCTTCCGCTCCATCAAGAG CTTCCTCACCTCCATCTCCCTCGACGAGCCCAGCACCGAGGCGGACGGCGCCAGGGTCCAGGCCttcttcacggagatggaggcggccATCCGGGGGCACCCGCTCTGGGCCGAGGCCACCCACCAGGAAATCGACCACGCGCTCGAGGTCTCAGAATCAATTTCCTGTCATAAATTTTTATTTTCGGGATCCTCGCGTTGAACGCCTCTGCTTGATTTCCCCCTGCGTGCCGAGCAGGGCCTCAAGAAGTACATCATCACCAAGCTGTTCGACCGCACTTTCGCAGCCTCGCCGAAGGACGCGGCCGCCGACGCCGAGGTCTCGGACAAGATCGGCCTCCTGCAGCGCTTTGTCAGGCCCCATCACCTCGACATACCCAAGGTCCTCAACAACGAGGCTTCCTGGCTG TATCGGCGACAACAAGAAGGCCTGGAAGACCGGACACTGCAG GGCACTGAAGATAAAGCTTACAGAAAGAAAAAAAGATCTTGAGGTGGCCTTTCTTCGGCATGATGTTAATATACTGATGTTAACATATGCATCTACTGTACTCCTGTGCATGATGTTAATAAACTGA
- the LOC123071729 gene encoding vacuolar protein sorting-associated protein 9A isoform X2, with amino-acid sequence MESPTSAASRVDFYGFLDRMRRPEAAGLFRSIKSFLTSISLDEPSTEADGARVQAFFTEMEAAIRGHPLWAEATHQEIDHALEGLKKYIITKLFDRTFAASPKDAAADAEVSDKIGLLQRFVRPHHLDIPKVLNNEASWLYRRQQEGLEDRTLQGTEDKAYRKKKRS; translated from the exons ATGGAGAGCCCCACATCGGCGGCGTCGCGGGTGGACTTCTACGGCTTCCTCGACCGCATGCGCCGCCCAGAGGCCGCCGGCCTCTTCCGCTCCATCAAGAG CTTCCTCACCTCCATCTCCCTCGACGAGCCCAGCACCGAGGCGGACGGCGCCAGGGTCCAGGCCttcttcacggagatggaggcggccATCCGGGGGCACCCGCTCTGGGCCGAGGCCACCCACCAGGAAATCGACCACGCGCTCGAG GGCCTCAAGAAGTACATCATCACCAAGCTGTTCGACCGCACTTTCGCAGCCTCGCCGAAGGACGCGGCCGCCGACGCCGAGGTCTCGGACAAGATCGGCCTCCTGCAGCGCTTTGTCAGGCCCCATCACCTCGACATACCCAAGGTCCTCAACAACGAGGCTTCCTGGCTG TATCGGCGACAACAAGAAGGCCTGGAAGACCGGACACTGCAG GGCACTGAAGATAAAGCTTACAGAAAGAAAAAAAGATCTTGA